One genomic segment of Streptomyces sp. TLI_146 includes these proteins:
- a CDS encoding STAS domain-containing protein, with protein MPRDTSSPTPLVRTYRTQGRTVVELHGEIDIATAFHIAPELAAATDSEAPAVVIDLSPVEFFDCSGLRLLSLAHRRVEARGGLLTVVCPHALIQKMLRIVGFTEAFLIAVTLDEALGGCTPVSGALEPG; from the coding sequence ATGCCCAGGGACACCTCGTCGCCTACCCCACTCGTCCGCACCTACCGCACCCAGGGGCGCACGGTGGTCGAACTCCACGGTGAGATCGACATCGCCACCGCCTTTCACATCGCTCCGGAACTGGCCGCGGCGACGGACAGCGAGGCCCCGGCGGTAGTGATCGATCTGAGCCCCGTCGAGTTCTTCGACTGCTCCGGGCTGCGGCTGCTGTCTCTGGCTCATCGGCGTGTCGAAGCCCGTGGAGGGCTCCTGACAGTCGTCTGTCCGCACGCTCTGATCCAGAAGATGCTTCGTATTGTGGGGTTCACCGAGGCTTTCCTCATAGCGGTCACGCTGGACGAGGCGCTCGGAGGATGTACGCCCGTGAGCGGGGCCCTCGAACCGGGGTGA
- a CDS encoding cytochrome P450: MPSSTGAREEQPAPERGSMASWRRDPLAYLGAEFDGTRDVWRSATGRLCVVGPEAARDVMGNRQGMYVETSDFFHTRTGVFGPRGAQVDIGRGARALMRRRLDAARTELPHLVRDRLAPVSRWPDAGNLLVREHLADVLLCREAPAPLRQAVDDVVDRAVLAGARGRHSAVSRLVFRRRVMRVLALEIRARRAARAGDPRDLLDVVVSGGGPSAPPGDLAEVYLSFLFATVGSVGFALGWAVYLVGMHPGTESAEPEWIVREAMRLWPVAWLFTRKASDAHDLAGVAASPHDDVDVCSYLMHRHPLYWERPDEFVPRRWAAPPRDPAFMPFGYGPHTCAGATVTMALLEDLVRVITRSWRLSVTAAGSGPHLGPALAPPRFTAQLSDRVDSPGGR, from the coding sequence ATGCCGTCGTCGACTGGCGCGAGGGAGGAGCAGCCCGCCCCGGAGCGCGGCAGCATGGCCTCCTGGCGCCGTGACCCGCTGGCGTACCTGGGTGCGGAGTTCGACGGAACGCGGGATGTCTGGCGCTCCGCGACCGGGCGTCTGTGTGTGGTCGGCCCGGAGGCCGCACGTGACGTGATGGGGAACCGGCAGGGCATGTACGTGGAGACCTCGGACTTCTTCCACACCCGTACCGGGGTCTTCGGCCCGCGAGGCGCGCAGGTCGACATCGGGCGCGGCGCACGCGCGCTGATGCGCCGTCGGCTCGATGCCGCTCGGACCGAGCTGCCCCACCTGGTCAGGGATCGGCTGGCGCCGGTCAGTAGGTGGCCGGACGCCGGCAACCTCTTGGTCCGCGAGCACCTGGCGGATGTGCTGTTGTGCCGGGAGGCCCCGGCGCCGCTGCGGCAGGCAGTCGACGACGTGGTGGACCGTGCGGTGCTCGCGGGCGCGCGCGGGCGTCATTCGGCGGTCTCGCGGCTCGTGTTCCGCCGGAGGGTCATGCGGGTGCTGGCCTTGGAGATCCGGGCGCGCCGTGCGGCGCGTGCGGGCGATCCACGTGACCTGTTGGACGTGGTCGTCTCCGGGGGCGGCCCGTCGGCGCCGCCGGGCGATCTGGCCGAGGTCTATCTGTCGTTCCTGTTCGCCACGGTGGGCTCGGTGGGCTTCGCGCTGGGGTGGGCGGTCTACCTCGTCGGTATGCACCCCGGCACCGAGAGCGCGGAACCGGAGTGGATCGTCCGGGAGGCGATGCGGCTGTGGCCGGTGGCATGGCTGTTCACCCGTAAGGCAAGCGATGCGCACGATCTGGCCGGGGTCGCAGCAAGTCCGCACGACGACGTGGACGTGTGCTCCTATCTGATGCACCGCCACCCGCTGTACTGGGAGCGTCCCGACGAGTTCGTGCCGCGCCGGTGGGCGGCGCCCCCGCGCGATCCGGCGTTCATGCCCTTCGGATACGGACCGCACACCTGCGCCGGCGCGACAGTGACGATGGCACTGCTGGAAGACCTGGTCCGTGTCATCACCCGCAGCTGGCGCCTGTCGGTCACAGCAGCGGGGAGCGGTCCCCATCTGGGCCCCGCGCTGGCTCCGCCGCGCTTCACCGCGCAGCTGAGTGACCGCGTCGATTCGCCTGGGGGGAGGTGA
- a CDS encoding chemotaxis protein CheB — protein sequence MTAEQSSADHYALVAIASSAGGIQGLSTVLGGLGPDLSVPLLVVQHLDPRHRTVIADVLSRRTALPVKLAEADEYALPGTVYIAPPDRHLLIGSDGSLSLSTTELVHFVRPSADLLFESAAGAYGPQVIACVLTGTGSDGAMGVDAVKSRGGTVIAQDPVTAEFKGMPQAAVDTGAVDFVLPLDEIPAVIRGLVEAKRQ from the coding sequence GTGACGGCAGAACAGTCTTCCGCAGACCATTACGCCCTCGTCGCCATCGCCTCGTCAGCCGGCGGCATCCAGGGACTCAGCACGGTCCTGGGCGGGCTCGGCCCCGACCTCTCAGTGCCCTTGCTGGTGGTCCAGCACCTCGACCCACGCCACAGGACCGTGATCGCCGACGTCCTCTCCCGCCGCACCGCCCTTCCGGTCAAGCTCGCGGAGGCGGACGAGTACGCGCTTCCCGGAACCGTCTACATCGCCCCTCCCGACCGGCATCTCCTCATCGGCTCCGACGGATCCCTGTCGTTGTCCACCACGGAGCTCGTCCACTTCGTACGCCCCTCCGCCGATCTGCTCTTCGAATCGGCCGCCGGAGCGTACGGACCACAGGTCATCGCCTGCGTGCTCACCGGTACCGGCAGCGACGGTGCCATGGGGGTGGACGCCGTCAAGTCGCGCGGTGGCACTGTGATCGCCCAGGACCCGGTGACAGCGGAGTTCAAGGGGATGCCGCAGGCCGCCGTGGATACGGGAGCAGTCGACTTCGTGCTACCTCTTGACGAGATCCCCGCCGTCATCCGCGGACTTGTCGAGGCTAAGAGGCAGTGA
- a CDS encoding alpha/beta fold hydrolase, producing the protein MTHPTVVLVHGAFADATGWIGVISELRSSGIPVIAPSNPLRGLTSDAAYLASVLAQVEGPALLVGHSYGGALITVAGMAENVVGLVYVAAYVPHEGESLGELQGSFPESPLTGSLKKWTYPLLDGDFGVEVTIEEVAYPGVFAADVPEDVAGILAAAQRPIATTAFTEGASAAAWRTKPSWALVAGADRAISPEVQRFGAARAGAVVVELPQASHAVVLSEPARVAALIRDAVRATS; encoded by the coding sequence ATGACCCACCCCACCGTTGTTCTTGTGCACGGTGCCTTCGCCGACGCGACAGGCTGGATAGGCGTCATCTCGGAACTGCGCAGCAGCGGCATCCCGGTGATCGCTCCGTCGAACCCGCTGCGGGGTCTGACGTCGGACGCCGCCTACCTCGCCTCCGTCCTGGCGCAGGTCGAGGGTCCGGCCCTCCTCGTCGGCCACTCGTACGGCGGCGCTCTGATCACCGTGGCCGGGATGGCGGAGAACGTCGTGGGGCTCGTCTACGTGGCCGCCTACGTGCCCCACGAGGGCGAGAGCCTGGGCGAACTCCAGGGCAGCTTCCCCGAGTCCCCGCTGACGGGCAGCCTGAAGAAGTGGACGTACCCGCTCCTGGACGGTGACTTCGGGGTCGAGGTCACCATCGAGGAGGTGGCCTATCCCGGCGTCTTCGCGGCGGACGTGCCCGAGGACGTGGCCGGTATCCTGGCGGCGGCCCAACGCCCCATCGCCACAACCGCGTTCACCGAGGGCGCGTCAGCGGCGGCGTGGCGCACGAAACCGTCCTGGGCCCTGGTGGCCGGGGCGGACCGCGCGATCAGCCCCGAGGTCCAGCGCTTCGGTGCCGCGCGGGCGGGAGCCGTCGTCGTGGAGCTTCCACAGGCCTCCCATGCCGTCGTCCTGTCCGAGCCCGCACGGGTCGCCGCCCTGATCAGAGATGCCGTACGGGCGACGAGCTGA
- a CDS encoding CheR family methyltransferase, which yields MEEPKSAGSEEALEELLVFIREARGFDFTGYKRSTLSRRIHKRMADVGIHSYKDYEDRLETSADEFDALFNTILINVTSFFRDPEAWTYLQREVVPELLADTAPDQEIRVWSAGCSSGEEAYSLAIMFAEALGTEECLRRVKIYATDIDEEALRQARSGLYMAKSLEPLASDLREKYFEQNGSQFSFRSDLRRRVIFGRHDITRDAPISRLDLLVCRNALMYFNVEAQRQIVDRFHFALRQGAFLFLGKAEMLLNDTDRFEVVNMRQRIFRRRAGDSGLPYHPAPLKIRAGTGVELHSVARNRQLRDLVLDAGPTPSITIDGDGIVVVINSQARIQFTLAPTDVGRPFQDLEISYRPVELRSLIDQSMHERRTLRVNRVERRVGEELQYFDILIQPLSGPSGLHVATTISFTDVTVATQLKAEVKRVREELETAYEELQSTNEELETTNEELQSSIEELETTNEELQSTNEELETTNEELQSGNEELETMNEEMRIRTEELDEARAFLQAVLTSIAAGVVVLDSDLKVKGWNRGAVDMWGLRTDEVLDKQFFGLDFGLPTSLLQPVVQSCLDSRERSGPVGVQALSRIGRPITCDVFCSPFDGHNGGVVLLMEESRSESSD from the coding sequence ATGGAAGAACCGAAGTCGGCTGGAAGCGAAGAGGCGCTGGAGGAACTGCTCGTCTTCATCAGGGAAGCCCGCGGCTTCGACTTCACCGGCTACAAGCGCTCGACCCTGAGCCGCCGCATCCACAAGCGGATGGCCGACGTCGGCATCCACTCCTACAAGGACTACGAGGATCGCCTCGAAACCAGCGCCGATGAATTCGACGCCCTCTTCAACACGATCCTCATCAATGTCACCTCCTTCTTCCGCGACCCGGAAGCCTGGACCTACCTCCAGCGCGAAGTGGTCCCCGAACTGCTCGCGGACACCGCCCCCGACCAGGAGATAAGGGTCTGGAGCGCCGGCTGCTCCAGCGGCGAGGAGGCCTACTCGCTGGCCATCATGTTCGCGGAGGCACTCGGCACCGAGGAGTGCCTGCGCCGCGTCAAGATCTACGCCACGGACATCGACGAGGAGGCACTGCGCCAGGCCCGGTCAGGCCTCTACATGGCGAAGTCCCTGGAGCCGCTCGCCTCGGATCTGCGCGAGAAGTACTTCGAGCAGAACGGCTCACAGTTCAGCTTCCGCTCCGACCTGCGCCGCCGGGTCATCTTCGGACGCCACGACATCACCCGTGACGCCCCGATCTCCCGGCTCGACCTGCTGGTCTGCCGCAACGCCCTGATGTACTTCAACGTGGAGGCACAGAGGCAGATCGTCGACCGCTTCCACTTCGCCCTGCGCCAGGGCGCGTTCCTCTTCCTCGGCAAGGCCGAGATGCTGCTGAACGACACCGACCGGTTCGAAGTGGTCAACATGCGGCAACGGATCTTCCGGCGACGCGCGGGCGACTCCGGGCTCCCGTACCACCCCGCCCCGTTGAAGATCAGAGCTGGGACGGGCGTCGAACTGCACTCGGTGGCGCGCAACCGCCAGCTGCGCGACCTGGTGCTCGACGCGGGCCCGACCCCGTCGATCACCATCGACGGCGATGGAATCGTCGTGGTCATCAACAGTCAGGCGAGGATCCAGTTCACCTTGGCCCCCACCGACGTCGGCCGCCCGTTCCAGGATCTGGAGATCTCCTATCGGCCGGTCGAGCTCCGCTCCCTGATCGATCAGTCCATGCACGAGCGCCGGACCCTTCGGGTCAACAGGGTCGAGCGCAGGGTGGGCGAGGAACTCCAGTACTTCGACATCCTCATCCAGCCGCTGTCCGGCCCCAGCGGTCTGCACGTCGCCACCACCATCTCCTTCACCGACGTGACTGTGGCCACACAGCTGAAGGCCGAGGTCAAGCGGGTGCGCGAGGAGCTGGAAACGGCTTACGAAGAACTCCAGTCGACCAACGAGGAACTGGAAACCACCAACGAGGAACTCCAGTCCAGCATCGAGGAGCTGGAGACGACAAATGAAGAACTCCAGTCCACCAACGAGGAACTGGAGACGACCAACGAAGAACTTCAGTCCGGCAACGAAGAGCTGGAAACCATGAACGAGGAGATGCGCATCCGCACCGAGGAGCTGGACGAGGCCAGGGCATTTCTGCAGGCCGTCCTCACCAGCATCGCCGCGGGTGTGGTGGTCCTGGACAGTGACCTCAAGGTCAAGGGCTGGAACCGGGGCGCCGTCGACATGTGGGGGCTGCGCACGGACGAGGTACTGGACAAGCAGTTCTTCGGGCTGGACTTCGGGCTGCCCACCAGCCTTCTCCAGCCTGTCGTCCAGAGCTGCCTGGACTCCCGTGAGCGTTCCGGACCGGTCGGGGTGCAGGCCCTGAGCCGCATCGGTCGGCCCATCACGTGCGACGTCTTCTGCTCCCCGTTCGACGGCCACAACGGAGGGGTCGTTCTGCTGATGGAGGAAAGCCGAAGCGAGAGCTCGGACTGA
- a CDS encoding GAF domain-containing protein, protein MNPQAREEPVGLAIVARRRAALATERADRADAAAERNELLAAEPGNEFHMLIAATQRRSAACHRSSARLQEAFARRAAEWDRGNGTRPLFMTGVAEECGASGVALTLVDAGQNQLAVAVSDESARAAQDLEYMLDEGPSRDAVSGRRPVLASGQAIETRWPAYGASITSLGIASVAAVPLDTAHSCFGALAVFDPRPGLADPDRLAEVADALTRIVLLGPDADPELYGETDHRDVVQQAVGALSARTGCRIADALALIKAQAYAEDMSTELIAQGIVRGDREPH, encoded by the coding sequence ATGAACCCGCAGGCTCGCGAAGAACCTGTCGGCCTGGCCATCGTCGCTCGACGTCGCGCCGCCCTGGCGACCGAGCGGGCGGACCGGGCCGATGCGGCGGCCGAGCGCAACGAACTCCTGGCGGCGGAGCCCGGGAACGAATTCCACATGCTGATCGCGGCAACGCAGCGCCGATCAGCCGCGTGCCATCGCTCCTCGGCCAGGCTCCAGGAGGCGTTCGCCCGCCGAGCGGCGGAATGGGACCGAGGAAACGGCACCCGCCCTCTGTTCATGACCGGTGTCGCGGAGGAATGCGGCGCCAGCGGCGTGGCGCTCACCCTCGTCGACGCAGGCCAGAACCAGCTCGCGGTCGCGGTGTCCGACGAATCGGCCCGAGCAGCCCAGGATCTGGAGTACATGCTCGACGAGGGCCCGTCCCGGGATGCGGTGTCGGGCCGTCGCCCGGTGCTCGCCTCGGGGCAGGCGATCGAGACCCGGTGGCCCGCTTACGGCGCCTCCATCACCTCTCTGGGGATCGCCTCGGTGGCCGCAGTTCCCCTGGACACAGCGCACAGCTGTTTCGGGGCACTGGCGGTATTCGACCCGCGGCCCGGCCTCGCCGACCCCGATCGCCTCGCCGAAGTCGCCGACGCCCTCACACGCATCGTTCTCCTCGGTCCCGACGCCGACCCGGAGCTCTACGGCGAAACCGACCACCGAGATGTCGTCCAGCAGGCCGTGGGCGCCCTGTCTGCCAGAACAGGCTGCCGCATCGCCGACGCGCTGGCGCTCATCAAGGCCCAGGCCTACGCCGAGGACATGTCCACCGAGCTGATCGCGCAGGGGATCGTGCGCGGCGACCGAGAACCCCACTGA
- a CDS encoding helix-turn-helix domain-containing protein produces MPATDNHGNTDDHSHVYLGVHVRGSVTVVRERATTLLEPNDLVFCDPARQHLLRFGEDCQMIFFRVPRCYLGVTEAELKQVLGVPVRGGEGIGALASDFLTALAAKAEFRRSTIGDRRARTAVHLLSVLVMELLETDATDEADDASGAGNEMLSRIHAYIEEHLMDPDLSPESIARAHHISVRYLQKLFQNDGSTVSQWVRRRRLEFCRFELGRSHRRVTMAAVAHRWGFSSPSHFSRTFRGAYGMSPSQWQALATSAFAPADAGAQDGGRR; encoded by the coding sequence ATGCCGGCCACCGACAACCACGGCAACACCGACGACCACAGCCACGTCTACCTCGGCGTCCACGTCCGTGGGTCCGTCACGGTCGTCCGCGAGCGTGCCACGACCCTGCTGGAGCCGAACGACCTGGTCTTCTGCGACCCGGCCCGGCAGCACCTGCTGCGGTTCGGCGAGGACTGCCAGATGATCTTCTTCCGAGTGCCCCGCTGCTATCTGGGCGTGACGGAGGCGGAACTGAAGCAGGTGCTCGGTGTACCCGTACGCGGCGGAGAGGGGATCGGGGCGCTGGCGTCCGACTTCCTGACCGCGCTCGCCGCCAAGGCGGAGTTCCGTCGGTCCACCATCGGGGACCGGCGTGCCCGGACGGCCGTCCACCTGCTCTCCGTCCTGGTCATGGAGCTCCTGGAAACGGACGCGACGGACGAGGCCGACGATGCGTCGGGGGCGGGCAACGAGATGCTGTCGCGCATTCACGCCTACATCGAAGAACACCTGATGGACCCGGATCTGTCACCGGAGTCGATCGCCCGCGCCCACCACATCTCCGTGCGGTACCTGCAGAAACTGTTCCAGAACGACGGCAGCACGGTGAGCCAGTGGGTACGCCGGCGCAGGCTCGAATTCTGCCGGTTCGAGCTGGGCCGCTCCCACCGGAGGGTCACCATGGCGGCGGTGGCGCACCGCTGGGGCTTCAGCAGCCCCTCGCACTTCAGCCGTACGTTCCGCGGCGCCTACGGCATGAGCCCCAGCCAATGGCAGGCGCTGGCGACCTCTGCCTTCGCACCGGCCGATGCCGGTGCCCAGGACGGGGGAAGGCGCTGA
- a CDS encoding GAF and ANTAR domain-containing protein translates to MTPEQRLADVFVALAGSTTDSPLGISRTLTILAARSPALLGARAAAVVYTPAEHEPVQVAGSEPEVHRLEHDAAGWREGPGHDCRRARTAPAQAPLAGRPATQRWPHYAPRALGLGYRSVVALPLREHTRTIGALVLLSGQSIVSADMLALGQSLADFTAVTLQRAREADHSRTLTSQLELALTSRVIIEQAKGVLATRLSTTMDEAFVRLRNHARSHRRLVSDVAREVVEGRADNSLTDPTR, encoded by the coding sequence ATGACGCCGGAACAGCGGCTGGCCGACGTGTTCGTAGCCCTGGCGGGCAGCACGACGGACAGCCCACTGGGCATTTCCAGGACCCTCACGATCCTCGCCGCGCGAAGCCCGGCCCTGCTCGGCGCTCGCGCCGCAGCAGTGGTGTACACCCCCGCTGAACACGAACCAGTACAGGTGGCGGGCTCCGAACCCGAGGTGCACCGACTGGAACACGATGCCGCCGGCTGGCGCGAGGGCCCCGGCCACGACTGCCGCCGCGCACGTACGGCGCCCGCTCAGGCACCCCTCGCCGGGCGCCCCGCCACGCAACGCTGGCCGCACTATGCCCCACGGGCCCTGGGGCTCGGCTACCGGAGCGTTGTGGCCCTGCCCCTGCGGGAGCACACCCGGACCATCGGCGCACTGGTCCTCCTGTCAGGTCAGAGCATCGTCTCCGCAGACATGCTGGCGCTCGGGCAGTCGCTGGCGGACTTCACCGCCGTCACTCTGCAGCGCGCGCGTGAAGCCGACCACAGCCGCACCCTCACCTCCCAGCTGGAACTCGCCCTGACCAGCCGCGTGATCATCGAACAGGCGAAGGGTGTCCTCGCGACACGTTTGTCCACGACCATGGACGAGGCGTTCGTCCGGCTGCGCAATCACGCGCGCTCACACCGGCGACTGGTGAGCGACGTGGCGCGCGAGGTAGTCGAGGGACGCGCCGATAACTCGCTCACGGACCCCACCCGCTGA